One segment of Streptomyces sp. NBC_00576 DNA contains the following:
- a CDS encoding amino acid ABC transporter ATP-binding protein, translated as MTEVSVVKDSVPATGDLVVLKSVNKHFGALHVLQDIDLTITRGEVVVVIGPSGSGKSTLCRAINRLETIDSGDISIDGKPLPQEGKALARLRADVGMVFQSFNLFAHKTVLENVMLGQIKVRKADKKVAEEKARALLDRVGVATQADKYPAQLSGGQQQRVAIARALAMDPKVMLFDEPTSALDPEMINEVLEVMQQLAREGMTMIVVTHEMGFARSAANRVVFMADGRIVEEAVPDQFFSNPRSDRAKDFLSKILHH; from the coding sequence ATGACCGAAGTATCGGTGGTTAAGGACAGCGTGCCCGCGACCGGCGATCTGGTCGTCCTGAAGAGCGTCAACAAGCACTTTGGCGCGTTGCATGTTCTCCAGGACATCGACCTGACCATCACCCGCGGCGAAGTGGTCGTGGTCATCGGACCCTCCGGGTCCGGTAAGTCCACCCTGTGCCGCGCCATCAACCGCCTGGAGACCATCGATTCGGGAGACATCTCGATCGACGGCAAGCCGCTGCCCCAGGAGGGCAAGGCGCTGGCCCGGCTGCGGGCCGACGTCGGCATGGTGTTCCAGTCCTTCAACCTGTTCGCGCACAAGACGGTGCTCGAAAACGTGATGCTGGGCCAGATCAAGGTCCGCAAGGCCGACAAGAAGGTGGCCGAGGAGAAGGCCCGCGCCCTGCTCGACCGGGTGGGCGTGGCCACGCAGGCGGACAAGTACCCCGCGCAGCTCTCCGGCGGCCAGCAGCAGCGTGTCGCCATCGCGCGAGCCCTGGCCATGGACCCCAAGGTCATGCTCTTCGACGAGCCGACGTCGGCGCTCGACCCGGAGATGATCAACGAGGTGCTTGAGGTCATGCAGCAGCTCGCCCGCGAGGGCATGACCATGATCGTCGTCACCCACGAGATGGGGTTCGCTCGTTCGGCTGCGAACCGAGTGGTGTTCATGGCGGACGGCCGCATCGTCGAAGAGGCTGTGCCGGACCAGTTCTTCAGCAACCCGCGCAGCGACCGAGCGAAGGACTTCCTGTCCAAGATCCTGCACCACTGA
- a CDS encoding glutamate ABC transporter substrate-binding protein has protein sequence MKLRKVTAASAAALVLALTATACGSDDKDSSGSGSGDAKTITVGIKFDQPGIGQKTPQGYSGFDVDVAKYIAKQLGYNEDQIAWKESKSADRETMLERGDVDFIAASYSINDKRLEKVDFAGPYLLAHQDVLVRSDDDTIKSPADLNSKKLCSVTGSTSAQNVHDKLAPKAQLQNYPTYSACLSGLQNKAIDALTTDDSILAGYAAQDAFKGKFKLGGFKMTNENYGIGVKKGSDLKAKINTALEKMVSDGSWQKAVDANFGPAGYKNEPAPKIGDIKS, from the coding sequence ATGAAGCTCCGCAAGGTCACCGCGGCCTCGGCCGCCGCCCTCGTCCTCGCCCTCACCGCCACCGCGTGCGGCTCCGACGACAAGGACAGCTCCGGCAGCGGCTCGGGTGACGCCAAGACGATCACCGTAGGCATCAAGTTCGACCAGCCTGGCATCGGCCAGAAAACCCCGCAGGGCTACTCGGGCTTCGATGTCGACGTCGCCAAATACATCGCCAAGCAGCTCGGCTACAACGAGGACCAGATCGCGTGGAAGGAGTCGAAGAGCGCCGACCGCGAGACCATGCTGGAGCGCGGTGACGTCGACTTCATCGCCGCCTCGTACTCGATCAACGACAAGCGTCTGGAGAAGGTCGACTTCGCCGGCCCGTACCTGCTCGCCCACCAGGACGTCCTGGTCCGTTCCGACGACGACACGATCAAGTCGCCGGCGGACCTCAACAGCAAGAAGCTGTGCTCGGTGACCGGCTCGACCTCGGCGCAGAACGTCCATGACAAGCTGGCGCCCAAGGCCCAGTTGCAGAACTACCCGACCTACTCGGCCTGTCTGTCCGGTCTGCAGAACAAGGCCATCGACGCGCTGACCACGGACGACTCGATCCTCGCCGGTTACGCCGCGCAGGACGCCTTCAAGGGCAAGTTCAAGCTCGGCGGCTTCAAGATGACCAACGAGAACTACGGCATCGGCGTCAAGAAGGGCAGCGATCTGAAGGCGAAGATCAACACTGCCCTGGAGAAGATGGTCTCCGACGGTTCCTGGCAGAAGGCCGTGGACGCGAACTTCGGTCCGGCCGGCTACAAGAACGAGCCCGCGCCGAAGATCGGCGACATCAAGAGCTGA
- a CDS encoding amino acid ABC transporter permease: MFDFLEGYDLLSAFWVTVQLTLLSAVGSLVWGTLLAAMRVGPVPLMRGFGTAYVNIVRNIPLTVIILFTSLGLSQTLGVTMGAADNFDTQNFRLAVLGLILYTSAFVCEALRSGINTVPVGQAEAARAIGLNFTQVLTLVVLPQAFRSVVGPMANVLIALTKNTTVAAAIGVAEAALLMKKMIENEAQLILISAVFAFGYVCLTLPTGLLMGWVGKKVAVKR, translated from the coding sequence GTGTTCGACTTTCTTGAAGGTTACGACCTGCTGAGCGCCTTCTGGGTGACCGTCCAGCTCACCCTGCTCTCGGCCGTCGGTTCACTGGTGTGGGGAACCCTACTGGCCGCCATGCGCGTCGGCCCGGTGCCGTTGATGCGTGGTTTCGGCACCGCTTACGTGAACATCGTGCGGAACATCCCGCTGACCGTGATCATCCTGTTCACCTCACTGGGCTTGAGCCAGACACTCGGTGTCACCATGGGCGCGGCGGACAACTTCGACACCCAGAACTTCCGGCTCGCCGTGCTGGGCCTGATCCTCTACACCTCGGCCTTCGTGTGCGAGGCGCTGCGCTCCGGCATCAACACGGTGCCGGTCGGCCAGGCGGAGGCGGCGCGTGCCATCGGCCTGAACTTCACCCAGGTGCTGACCCTGGTGGTGCTGCCGCAGGCGTTCCGTTCGGTGGTCGGCCCAATGGCGAACGTCCTGATCGCCCTCACCAAGAACACCACGGTGGCCGCGGCGATCGGCGTCGCCGAGGCCGCCCTGCTGATGAAGAAGATGATCGAGAACGAGGCCCAGCTGATCCTGATCTCCGCGGTCTTCGCCTTCGGTTACGTGTGTCTGACGCTGCCGACCGGCCTGCTCATGGGCTGGGTGGGCAAGAAGGTGGCGGTGAAGCGATGA
- a CDS encoding amino acid ABC transporter permease: MSSVLYDAQGPRAKRRNVLFTVVFLVALAAVLWWVFNALQDKQQLEWAKWKPFLGGTEAWSTYLWPGLKNTLKAAALAMVIALPLGAVLGISRLSDHAWVRVPAAIVVEFFRAIPVLVLMIFGLALYSEYTDVSTDDRPLYAVVTGLVLYNAAVLAEIVRAGILSLPKGQSEAAMAIGLRKGQVMRTILLPQAVTAMLPAIVSQMVVIVKDTALGGGVLTFPDLIAAVSPMSSYYGANVIASFTIVALIFIAINFALTTFASWLEQRLRRGKKSTGAVLDPNDASIAGAAGTGAGGSTGGLTGGT; this comes from the coding sequence ATGAGCTCCGTTCTCTACGACGCCCAGGGCCCCCGTGCCAAGCGGCGCAACGTCCTCTTCACCGTCGTGTTCCTGGTCGCCCTCGCGGCAGTGCTGTGGTGGGTGTTCAACGCCCTCCAGGACAAGCAGCAGTTGGAGTGGGCGAAGTGGAAGCCCTTCCTCGGCGGCACCGAGGCCTGGTCCACATACCTCTGGCCCGGGCTGAAGAACACGCTGAAGGCCGCGGCGCTCGCCATGGTCATCGCGCTGCCGCTGGGCGCCGTGCTCGGCATCTCACGGCTCTCGGACCACGCCTGGGTCCGGGTGCCGGCCGCGATCGTCGTGGAGTTCTTCCGGGCCATCCCGGTGCTGGTCCTGATGATCTTCGGGCTCGCGCTCTACTCCGAGTACACGGACGTCAGCACCGACGACCGTCCGCTGTACGCGGTCGTCACGGGCCTGGTGCTGTACAACGCGGCGGTCCTCGCGGAGATCGTCCGGGCGGGCATCCTGTCGCTGCCCAAGGGCCAGTCCGAGGCCGCCATGGCGATCGGTCTGCGCAAGGGCCAGGTCATGCGGACGATCCTGCTGCCGCAGGCGGTCACCGCGATGCTGCCGGCGATCGTCAGCCAGATGGTCGTGATCGTGAAGGACACCGCCCTCGGCGGCGGCGTCCTCACCTTCCCCGACCTGATCGCCGCGGTGAGCCCGATGAGCTCGTACTACGGCGCGAACGTCATCGCCAGCTTCACGATCGTCGCTCTGATCTTCATCGCGATCAACTTCGCCCTTACGACCTTCGCGAGCTGGCTGGAGCAGCGCCTCAGGCGCGGCAAGAAGAGCACTGGCGCGGTACTGGATCCGAACGACGCGTCGATCGCGGGCGCGGCGGGAACCGGAGCGGGCGGCAGCACAGGCGGCCTGACAGGCGGCACCTGA
- a CDS encoding FAD-dependent monooxygenase yields the protein MDPVIIVGAGPVGLTLALALARQEVPSVVLDEGPGKDDQRPARTVVLREDTAALLEQLTGVPISDAGFHWAGWRSMRRKQVMRQISFGTEESDRPADAPVGLESQPATDSDIPLHIAQHVLTGALRTAIARERLVKVAVNSRLDSVEQEPSGVTAHTRGPGGTWWRGSYLVGCDGPRSTVRKLQDIRFPGRTAVERHAVAALRTELPWPGEALLHRMPPWRTSGPSGGEITARPLPDGVWRLDWLMPPGKDLVTPELLVTRVRETLAGWSGGPTPPYDLLDTGVHIVHHRLARRWRAGRVFLAGDAAHLLGALGTQGLDEGLRDADNLAWKLALAWHHGPHEALLDSYQTERRAAVSARLRAADQALPLLRGGAGLRSYVPGSARGHDALLTDGHLGRGILGAPGAYAHSPLAPQHIEVEISVDTPPGSQVTDVRVTAEDGSFVRLRERLGRGALLVVLIAPGTGVWERKHWVSAGIMPRLAAAVAALPRHAELLVTESYPGAAAHTVLLIRPDGHLVTALSGVRPADLYAAAEATLGGPAQNRTNDRTDETSEAGKANATANTEAAAGTR from the coding sequence ATGGACCCGGTGATCATCGTCGGAGCGGGGCCGGTCGGGCTCACGCTGGCGCTTGCGCTGGCGCGCCAGGAGGTCCCCTCGGTCGTCCTCGACGAGGGACCGGGCAAGGACGACCAGCGCCCCGCGCGCACGGTCGTGCTGCGCGAGGACACCGCCGCGCTCCTGGAGCAGCTGACCGGTGTGCCGATCTCCGACGCCGGTTTCCACTGGGCCGGATGGCGGTCGATGCGGCGCAAGCAGGTGATGCGTCAGATCTCTTTCGGGACCGAGGAATCGGACCGGCCGGCCGATGCTCCCGTGGGGCTCGAGTCGCAGCCCGCCACTGACTCCGACATCCCCCTGCACATCGCCCAGCACGTACTGACCGGCGCCCTGCGAACCGCCATCGCGCGCGAGCGGCTCGTCAAGGTCGCCGTCAACAGCCGCCTCGACTCCGTCGAGCAGGAACCCTCCGGCGTCACGGCACACACCCGCGGCCCGGGCGGCACCTGGTGGCGCGGCAGTTACCTCGTCGGCTGCGACGGCCCGCGCTCCACGGTGCGCAAACTCCAGGACATCCGCTTCCCCGGACGTACGGCCGTGGAACGACACGCCGTGGCCGCACTCCGTACGGAACTTCCGTGGCCCGGTGAGGCGTTGTTGCACCGGATGCCGCCGTGGCGGACATCCGGGCCCTCGGGCGGGGAGATCACCGCCCGCCCCCTCCCCGACGGTGTATGGCGCCTGGACTGGCTGATGCCGCCCGGCAAGGACCTGGTCACGCCCGAGCTCCTCGTGACCCGCGTCCGGGAGACTCTCGCGGGCTGGAGCGGTGGCCCCACACCGCCGTACGACCTCCTCGACACGGGCGTCCACATCGTCCACCACCGGCTCGCCCGACGCTGGCGGGCCGGCCGGGTGTTCCTCGCCGGGGACGCCGCGCACCTGCTGGGGGCGCTCGGCACACAAGGGCTGGACGAGGGACTGCGGGACGCCGACAACCTCGCCTGGAAACTGGCCCTGGCCTGGCACCACGGTCCGCACGAGGCGCTGCTGGACAGCTACCAGACCGAACGGCGCGCCGCCGTCTCCGCCCGACTGCGCGCCGCCGACCAGGCGCTGCCGCTGCTGCGCGGCGGCGCAGGGCTGCGGTCGTACGTCCCCGGGTCGGCCCGCGGACACGACGCGCTGCTCACTGACGGTCACCTGGGACGCGGAATCCTGGGCGCGCCGGGGGCGTACGCCCATTCGCCGCTGGCGCCTCAGCACATCGAGGTGGAGATCTCGGTGGACACCCCGCCCGGCTCACAGGTGACGGACGTACGTGTCACCGCGGAGGACGGTTCCTTCGTGCGGCTGCGGGAGCGGCTGGGCCGGGGTGCGCTGCTGGTGGTGCTGATCGCGCCGGGTACGGGGGTGTGGGAGCGCAAGCACTGGGTGAGCGCCGGGATCATGCCCCGGCTGGCGGCCGCGGTGGCCGCGCTGCCGCGTCACGCCGAGCTGCTGGTCACCGAGAGCTATCCGGGCGCGGCCGCCCACACCGTGTTGCTGATCCGCCCGGACGGGCACCTGGTCACGGCGCTGAGTGGGGTACGCCCGGCCGACCTGTACGCGGCGGCCGAGGCAACGCTGGGCGGGCCCGCGCAGAACAGGACGAACGACAGGACCGACGAGACAAGCGAGGCCGGCAAGGCGAACGCGACGGCGAACACGGAAGCAGCGGCGGGCACGCGCTGA
- a CDS encoding putative leader peptide: MRLWRRVHMDLVRYAGCVCRSSC; the protein is encoded by the coding sequence GTGCGCCTGTGGCGGAGGGTCCATATGGACCTCGTCCGCTATGCGGGCTGCGTGTGTCGTTCGTCCTGCTGA
- a CDS encoding cysteine dioxygenase has product MSVSSSVSAASQVLDAPKTPTQAELLDFVRRTAADAELIASLPLDPEGRTWVRLEGPGGSEAWLIGWPPGTGTGWHDHADSVGAFLTAAGELKENSLAARLPTDGWKTLELTEDVDRERRLAAGQGRGFGRHHVHEVLNESRDQHAISVHAYYPPLPQIRRYSRTGQVLRLEHVERPQDWQ; this is encoded by the coding sequence GTGTCCGTGTCATCCTCCGTATCCGCAGCCTCTCAGGTCTTGGATGCCCCCAAGACCCCGACGCAGGCGGAGCTTCTCGACTTCGTACGACGTACGGCCGCCGACGCCGAGCTGATCGCCTCGCTGCCGCTCGACCCCGAGGGCCGCACCTGGGTGCGCCTTGAGGGCCCCGGCGGCAGCGAGGCCTGGCTGATCGGCTGGCCGCCCGGCACCGGTACCGGTTGGCACGACCACGCCGACTCGGTCGGTGCCTTCCTCACGGCGGCCGGCGAGCTCAAGGAGAACTCGCTCGCCGCCCGGCTGCCCACCGACGGCTGGAAGACCCTCGAACTCACCGAGGACGTCGACCGGGAGCGGCGCCTGGCGGCCGGCCAGGGCCGGGGCTTCGGGCGCCACCATGTGCACGAGGTGCTCAACGAGTCCCGCGACCAGCACGCGATCTCGGTCCACGCCTACTATCCGCCCCTGCCCCAGATCCGCCGCTACAGCCGGACGGGACAGGTGCTGCGCCTGGAGCACGTCGAGCGCCCGCAGGACTGGCAGTGA
- a CDS encoding TA system antitoxin ParD family protein, with the protein MVNFNVRFPEDLHARVRTQATADRRSINSEILHLIEVGLAAVSADAGSLGDPAAPASLRGKLDS; encoded by the coding sequence ATGGTCAACTTCAACGTCCGATTTCCCGAAGACCTTCACGCTCGCGTACGTACTCAGGCGACTGCGGACCGGCGGTCCATCAACTCCGAGATCCTGCACCTGATCGAGGTCGGCCTCGCAGCTGTCTCGGCAGACGCCGGATCGTTGGGTGATCCGGCTGCCCCTGCCTCGCTACGCGGGAAGCTGGATTCCTGA